From Streptomyces sp. GSL17-111, one genomic window encodes:
- a CDS encoding SCO5717 family growth-regulating ATPase, with the protein MSSDRDEIRGDGITPGDEPESDLENTGEFTIDYTPPAWYTQNSGAATPSAGPAAPAPPAPEYGRMPAPPEQYAPAAPQTATPPPTPTPAAAPAEPQDAVPGDHAPAPRPASPPVPPAPPSAPPAVPARQGPQGPPGDAGPVGPVAREVPQDAPPEPTDAPVRPTEAERAEPDEEPEEELSGRTMRISASALRREFARRDAERAEPGADAASAVAEQDRKPADPAVASGSGDAGERVAPEPSSPPEATRPQDAPPTAPVPPSAPAAQPWEQGPGSTPAGGTAAPLPPLPPQYRSATPPQGTPPEVGPPQPAPAQHTTPQAGPGYPGAAAPRSAPPAAPQPPAPAPQAQPQPQAQAPNYGYPQGGQGGGYGFPPPQQAQQPHHPAPHPPAPQPPVPHQQGPGPNPAASAPGDPRAGHAWPDPRQAHAQPGSLGYTASVELSSDRLLNQKRKPKPQSSGRGGSRFRLGAKKEEAERQRKLALIRTPVLSCYRIAVISLKGGVGKTTTTTALGATLSSERQDKVIAIDANPDAGTLGRRVRRETGATIRDLVTAIPHLNSYMDIRRFTSQAPSGLEILANDVDPAVSTTFNDEDYRRVIDVLGKQYPIILTDSGTGLLYSAMRGVLDLADQLIVISTPSVDGASSASTTLDWLSAHGYGDLVQRSLTVISGVRETGKMIRVEDIVGHFKTRCREVVVVPFDEHLAAGAELDLDMMRPRTREAYFNLAALIAEDITRHQQSHGLWTQSGSALPPQVAPPLPGQAAPYGAPPQHGTPQHGAPPHGAPPQGPPPGGYGYPGQPGPAPDWQQRRQPGG; encoded by the coding sequence GTGAGCAGCGACCGGGACGAGATCCGCGGCGACGGGATCACCCCCGGCGACGAGCCCGAATCGGATCTGGAGAACACGGGCGAGTTCACCATCGATTACACGCCGCCCGCCTGGTACACGCAGAACAGCGGCGCCGCGACGCCCTCCGCTGGGCCCGCGGCACCCGCGCCGCCCGCGCCGGAGTACGGCCGGATGCCGGCGCCGCCGGAACAGTACGCCCCGGCCGCTCCGCAGACCGCCACTCCGCCGCCGACACCGACGCCGGCCGCCGCGCCCGCTGAGCCCCAGGACGCCGTGCCCGGCGACCACGCGCCCGCACCCCGGCCCGCATCGCCGCCCGTGCCACCCGCGCCGCCTTCAGCACCGCCCGCCGTGCCGGCCCGGCAGGGGCCGCAGGGGCCACCCGGGGACGCCGGACCGGTCGGGCCCGTGGCCCGGGAGGTACCGCAGGACGCACCGCCGGAGCCCACCGACGCGCCCGTTCGGCCGACCGAGGCGGAGCGAGCGGAGCCGGACGAGGAGCCGGAGGAGGAGCTCAGCGGGAGGACGATGCGGATCTCCGCCTCCGCGCTGCGCCGGGAGTTCGCCCGGCGGGACGCGGAGCGGGCCGAGCCGGGCGCCGACGCGGCCTCGGCCGTGGCGGAACAGGACCGGAAGCCCGCCGACCCCGCCGTCGCTTCGGGCAGCGGGGACGCCGGGGAACGGGTGGCTCCGGAACCGTCCTCCCCGCCCGAGGCCACTCGACCGCAGGACGCGCCCCCCACGGCTCCCGTGCCCCCTTCCGCTCCGGCTGCCCAGCCCTGGGAGCAGGGGCCGGGCAGCACGCCCGCCGGAGGGACGGCCGCGCCGCTGCCCCCGCTGCCCCCGCAGTACCGGTCGGCCACTCCCCCGCAGGGCACGCCGCCCGAGGTCGGTCCGCCTCAGCCCGCCCCTGCGCAGCACACCACGCCGCAGGCCGGGCCGGGCTACCCCGGCGCGGCCGCTCCCCGGTCGGCCCCTCCGGCAGCACCGCAGCCGCCCGCTCCGGCACCGCAGGCACAGCCGCAACCGCAGGCGCAGGCGCCGAACTACGGCTATCCGCAGGGCGGGCAGGGCGGAGGCTACGGCTTCCCGCCGCCGCAGCAGGCTCAGCAGCCGCACCACCCGGCACCGCACCCCCCGGCACCGCAGCCGCCCGTGCCGCATCAGCAGGGGCCCGGACCGAACCCGGCCGCGTCGGCGCCCGGCGACCCGCGCGCGGGTCACGCCTGGCCCGACCCCCGGCAGGCGCACGCGCAGCCGGGCTCGCTCGGCTACACGGCGTCGGTGGAGCTGAGTTCGGACCGGCTGCTGAACCAGAAGCGCAAGCCCAAGCCGCAGAGCAGCGGCAGGGGCGGCTCCCGCTTCCGGCTCGGCGCGAAGAAGGAGGAGGCCGAGCGGCAGCGGAAGCTGGCACTCATCCGCACGCCGGTGCTGTCCTGCTACCGCATCGCCGTCATCAGCCTGAAGGGCGGCGTCGGCAAGACGACGACCACGACCGCGCTCGGTGCGACGCTCTCCAGCGAGCGGCAGGACAAGGTCATCGCCATCGACGCGAACCCGGACGCGGGCACGCTCGGCCGCCGCGTGCGGCGGGAGACGGGCGCGACCATCCGCGACCTGGTCACCGCCATCCCGCACCTCAACAGCTACATGGACATCCGCCGGTTCACCTCGCAGGCGCCCTCCGGGCTGGAGATCCTGGCGAACGACGTGGACCCGGCGGTGTCGACGACGTTCAACGACGAGGACTACCGCCGCGTCATCGACGTCCTCGGCAAGCAGTACCCGATCATCCTCACCGACTCCGGTACCGGTCTGCTGTACTCGGCGATGCGGGGTGTGCTGGACCTCGCGGACCAGCTCATCGTCATCTCGACGCCCTCCGTGGACGGCGCCAGCAGCGCGAGCACGACGCTGGACTGGCTCTCGGCGCACGGGTACGGGGACCTGGTGCAGCGCAGCCTGACGGTCATCTCGGGGGTGCGGGAGACCGGGAAGATGATCCGGGTCGAGGACATCGTGGGGCACTTCAAGACGCGCTGCCGGGAGGTCGTCGTCGTGCCCTTCGACGAGCACCTGGCCGCCGGCGCGGAGCTGGACCTCGACATGATGCGCCCGCGCACGCGGGAGGCCTACTTCAACCTGGCGGCGCTGATCGCGGAGGACATCACGCGGCACCAGCAGTCGCACGGGCTGTGGACGCAGAGCGGTTCGGCGCTGCCGCCGCAGGTGGCTCCGCCGCTCCCGGGGCAGGCGGCTCCCTACGGCGCCCCGCCCCAGCACGGCACTCCCCAGCACGGCGCCCCGCCGCACGGCGCCCCGCCGCAGGGCCCGCCGCCCGGCGGATACGGGTACCCGGGCCAGCCGGGCCCGGCCCCGGACTGGCAGCAGCGGCGGCAGCCCGGCGGCTGA
- a CDS encoding DUF503 domain-containing protein — protein MYVGTLSFDLLLGDVRSLKQKRSAVRPIIAELQRRFAVSVAEVGDQDLLRRARLGLAVVSGDAAHASAIMDDCERLVAGRPEIELLSVRRRFHGEDDE, from the coding sequence ATGTATGTAGGGACCCTGTCCTTCGACCTCCTGCTCGGCGACGTCCGCTCGCTGAAGCAGAAGCGCTCCGCCGTTCGCCCCATCATCGCGGAGCTGCAACGCAGGTTCGCCGTCAGCGTCGCCGAGGTCGGCGACCAGGACCTGCTGCGCAGGGCCCGGCTCGGGCTCGCCGTCGTCTCCGGGGACGCCGCCCACGCGAGCGCGATCATGGACGACTGCGAACGCCTCGTGGCCGGCCGGCCCGAGATCGAGCTGCTGTCCGTACGCCGGCGCTTCCACGGCGAAGACGATGAGTGA
- a CDS encoding bifunctional riboflavin kinase/FAD synthetase, with translation MQRWRGLADIPEDWGRSVVTIGSYDGVHRGHQVIIGKAVARARELGVPAVVVTFDPHPREVIKPGSHPPMLAPHDRRADLMAELGVDAVLVLPFTTEFSKLPPAEFVVKVLVDRLHARTVVEGPNFRFGHRAAGDVALLTELGESYDYDVMLVDLFVQGEAGGGVPFSSSLARRLIGEGDMTGTAEVLGRPHRVEGIVVRGAQRGRELGYPTANVETLPFTAVPADGVYAGWLVVGDEAMPAAISVGTNPQFHGVDRTVEAYAIDRVGLDLYGQHVGVDFLAYLRPQETYPSLDAFLAQMAKDVDKARALVADATAPPAPGRPTA, from the coding sequence GTGCAGCGCTGGCGTGGCTTGGCGGACATCCCCGAGGACTGGGGGCGCAGCGTCGTCACCATCGGCTCGTACGACGGCGTCCACCGAGGACACCAGGTGATCATCGGCAAGGCGGTGGCCCGGGCGAGGGAGCTCGGCGTCCCCGCCGTCGTCGTCACCTTCGACCCGCATCCGCGCGAGGTGATCAAGCCGGGCAGCCACCCGCCGATGCTCGCCCCGCACGACCGCCGCGCCGACCTCATGGCCGAACTCGGCGTGGACGCCGTCCTGGTGCTGCCCTTCACCACGGAGTTCTCCAAGCTGCCGCCCGCCGAGTTCGTCGTGAAGGTCCTCGTCGACCGGCTGCACGCCCGCACCGTCGTCGAGGGCCCCAACTTCCGCTTCGGCCACCGGGCCGCGGGGGACGTCGCCCTCCTCACCGAACTCGGCGAGAGCTACGACTACGACGTGATGCTCGTGGACCTGTTCGTGCAGGGCGAGGCGGGCGGCGGCGTGCCGTTCTCCTCCAGCCTGGCCCGACGCCTCATCGGCGAGGGGGACATGACCGGCACCGCCGAGGTCCTGGGCCGCCCCCACCGGGTGGAGGGGATCGTCGTGCGCGGCGCGCAGCGCGGCCGGGAGCTGGGATACCCGACCGCCAACGTCGAGACGCTGCCCTTCACCGCCGTACCCGCCGACGGCGTCTACGCGGGCTGGCTCGTCGTCGGCGACGAGGCCATGCCGGCCGCCATCTCCGTCGGCACCAACCCGCAGTTCCACGGCGTCGACCGCACGGTGGAGGCCTACGCTATCGACCGCGTCGGCCTCGACCTCTACGGGCAGCACGTCGGCGTGGACTTCCTGGCCTACCTCCGGCCGCAGGAGACCTACCCCTCGCTGGACGCCTTCCTGGCCCAGATGGCGAAAGACGTCGACAAGGCCCGCGCCCTCGTCGCCGACGCCACCGCACCGCCCGCCCCGGGCCGGCCGACGGCCTGA
- the rbfA gene encoding 30S ribosome-binding factor RbfA, with product MTDTARARKLADRIRVVVAETLQRRIKDPRLGYVTITDTRVTGDLREATVFYTVYGDDDERAASAAALESAKGVLRSEVGRQTGVRFTPSLTFVPDALPENARTIDDLLARAKESDAQVRASASGARFAGEADPYRKPGSEDDEDDGVEDGIDGEPGGRHGEDV from the coding sequence ATGACCGACACCGCGCGGGCACGCAAGCTGGCTGACCGCATCCGGGTCGTCGTCGCGGAGACACTGCAACGGCGCATCAAGGACCCGCGGCTCGGCTATGTCACGATCACCGACACCCGGGTCACCGGCGACCTGCGGGAGGCCACCGTCTTCTACACCGTCTACGGTGACGACGACGAGCGCGCCGCCTCCGCCGCCGCCCTGGAGTCCGCCAAGGGCGTCCTGCGCTCCGAGGTCGGGCGGCAGACCGGGGTCCGGTTCACGCCCAGCCTGACGTTCGTACCCGACGCCCTGCCGGAGAACGCCCGCACCATCGACGACCTCCTCGCCCGCGCCAAGGAGTCGGACGCCCAGGTCCGGGCCTCCGCCTCCGGAGCGCGCTTCGCCGGGGAGGCGGACCCGTACCGCAAGCCCGGCAGCGAGGACGACGAGGATGACGGCGTCGAGGACGGCATCGACGGGGAGCCCGGCGGCCGGCACGGCGAGGACGTCTGA
- the truB gene encoding tRNA pseudouridine(55) synthase TruB, giving the protein MTDTPETPAAAGRSDRPAPPDGLVVVDKPAGFTSHDVVAKMRGIARTRRVGHAGTLDPMATGVLVLGLGKATRLLGHLALTEKEYLATIRLGQTTVTDDAEGEPTGSTPADGIARAAVDDAVARQTGDIQQVPSKVSAVKVNGKRSYARVREGEDVELAARPVTVSSFVVHDVRQETAEDGTPVQDLLVSIVCSSGTYIRAIARDIGAELGVGGHLTALRRTRVGPYTVAASHTLDALQQTLTVLPIGEAVTQAFPRWNVGEKQAKLICNGVQLDMPQLPAGPIAVFGPGERFLALVEERRGRAKSLAVFA; this is encoded by the coding sequence GTGACCGACACCCCCGAGACTCCCGCGGCCGCCGGGCGCAGCGACCGTCCGGCCCCGCCCGACGGCCTGGTCGTCGTCGACAAGCCCGCCGGTTTCACCTCGCACGACGTCGTCGCGAAGATGCGCGGCATCGCCCGCACCCGCCGCGTCGGGCACGCCGGCACGCTCGACCCCATGGCCACCGGCGTACTCGTCCTCGGTCTCGGCAAGGCCACTCGGCTGCTGGGCCACCTGGCCCTCACCGAGAAGGAGTACCTCGCCACCATCCGGCTCGGGCAGACCACCGTCACCGACGACGCCGAGGGCGAGCCCACGGGCTCCACCCCGGCCGACGGCATCGCCCGGGCCGCCGTCGACGACGCCGTCGCCCGCCAGACCGGTGACATCCAGCAGGTCCCGTCCAAGGTCAGCGCCGTGAAGGTGAACGGCAAGCGGTCCTACGCCCGGGTCCGCGAGGGCGAGGACGTCGAGCTGGCGGCCCGGCCCGTGACCGTCTCCTCCTTCGTCGTGCACGACGTCCGGCAGGAGACCGCCGAGGACGGCACACCCGTCCAGGACCTCCTGGTCTCCATCGTCTGTTCCTCGGGCACCTACATCCGGGCCATCGCCCGGGACATCGGTGCCGAGCTCGGCGTGGGCGGCCACCTGACCGCACTGCGCCGCACCCGCGTCGGCCCCTACACCGTCGCCGCGTCGCACACCCTGGACGCCCTGCAGCAGACGCTCACCGTCCTGCCCATCGGCGAGGCCGTCACCCAGGCCTTCCCCCGCTGGAACGTGGGGGAGAAGCAGGCCAAGCTCATCTGCAACGGCGTCCAGCTCGACATGCCGCAGCTCCCCGCCGGGCCCATCGCCGTCTTCGGCCCCGGCGAACGCTTCCTCGCGCTCGTCGAGGAGCGCCGAGGGCGCGCGAAGTCCCTGGCGGTCTTCGCCTGA